The following is a genomic window from Verrucomicrobium sp..
GGGACTCAACTGATGTCCCGGATTGGACACGACGAAGCGAACGGTCTGCCGCCGGGTCTCTTCCATGAGATGGGGATTGATGAAATCGACCTGAGCCGTCAACGACTGGCCGGGACGAGACGGGAAGCGGATCTGGAACTCCTGGCCGGGGCTCACGTACCGCGCCTGGTCTTCGGGGAAGTCGGCCTGCACCCAGACGGTCGAAAGATCGACCACTTTCAGGAGGGACTGCCCTGCTTCGAAGCGCATCCCCTCGATGGCGGTCTTTTCCATGACGTGGCCGCTGACGGGCGAGAGGACGTCGAAGGTTCCCTTCAGGCCCTTTCCGCTCCGCAAATCGGTCTCGTTCATTTCCAGGGCGAATTTCTCCAAGTCGGCGATCTGGGCGTCCGACATGTCCCAGACCCGGAGCCGCTTCCGCATCCGGTCGATGGCATCGAACGCCAGGAGGCTGTTGCGGTTCATTCCCCCCTCAGAGGTCCGGGCGTAGGAGCGGTAGGCTTTGATGTAGTCCAGCTGGGCGTCGATCCAGCCCTCAACCAGGACCGTCATCAGGGGCTGCCCTTCGGTGACCGGCTTGCCGACGTAGTCGGCGTACAGCTTCACGATGTAGCCGCCCGACTTCACGTTGATGTCCCGCAGGCCCGATTCGGCAATGACGACCGTGGCAGGAGCGTTGAGGGGACGCTGCATTTCGCGTCGCTCGACGACCCCGGAGCTGGCCCCGATCGCCTGGAGCCGTTCCGGCGGGATGTCGAAGGCATTCGTTTCCGGTGCTACCGCGGTGGCGGCGGCGGTCGCCGCGGTTGCCGTTCCCGCCGCGTCGGTCCCCTGCTTCATGACCGGCACCAGGTCCATGCCGCAGATGGGACACTTGCCCTTGGGGTCTTGCGACCGGACGCTCGGGTGCATCGTGCAGGTGTAGTAATCGACGTTCGAGGCCTTCGAGTCCGACGTGACGGCGGCCTTCGAACAGCCGGCCAGAAGCAAGGCTCCCGCCATGCCGGCGATGAAGCGGCGCCTCCCGAGGGGCTGGGGTGTTTCCGGGTTAGTGTGCTGGATCGAAAATGGATGATTCATGGGGGTACCGAGCGGTTGAAGTGAAGGGAGGAGGCTAGACCTTCTCCGTGCAGGGGATTTCGGCGCCGGTTGAGGCGTCGAAAGCCGGGGGACGCTCCCTTAGCGAGAGCAAAAGGGCTCAAATGAGCCAGACGCTCAGTACGGAACGGGAAGGCCCTGGCGGGATTCTTCCGGGGTCGGAACGGAGCGCGGCGAAGCGAAGCGCCGGGAAACCCGCCGCCGCGACGGAAGGATGCCAGGGCACCGCGAGGAAAGGAGCCAGGGCAATCGAACGGAACGAAGGGACTGCGCCCGGTGCGGCGACGACATCGTGATGCGTTGTGTCGGCGACGCACATGCCCTGCGGGCAGGGACAGCAATCCCCGTGGCACTCTTTCCCCATGGAACACACCCCGGCGGAGTAGCCCGAGGTCAGGGTGACCAACAGGAGGACGAACGCGGCGGAAAGCGTCAGCCCCTTGGCCCAGCCGGAGGAGAGGGAGGAGCGCCACGACATCGGGGGTTTTATAGCAGCTTTCATCCCCTTGCTCAACCGCTCTTCTCGCCCGCCGTCAAAAAGGAAGTCAGCCGTTCCCGTAAAAGCTGCCTTGCCCGGTAAAGCCTCGTCTCCACGGCCTTGGCGCTGCACCGCTCGATGCGGGCGATTTCCTCATAGCCGAGGTTTTCGTACTCGAACAGCAGCACGGCGGTCCGCAGATCGTCGGGCAGCGAGGAGATCGCCGCTTGGACTGCCGCCGCCCTTTCGCGGGCGACGGTGGCTTCGGCGGGGTTCATCCCGGGCTCAACCGGCTCCACGCGCCCCGGTCCCGATTCCTCCCCTTCGACCTCGGCATCCGGGGAGACGAGAGGAACGGTCGGGTGCCGGACCAGCCAACGGACGTGGTTGCGGTAGAGGTTGGTCGCAATCGTGAAGAGCCAGGTGGAGAACTTGCCCGTGGGGCGATACCGCCCGCGCTGTTCGTAGACCTTCACGAACGCCTCCTGGGCGAGGGAAACAGCATCGTGCTCCCGTCCCAGTTGCCGGAAGAGGTAATGGACGAGCGGACGCTGCCAGCGGTCCATGATCTCCTTCAACGCCAGGTCGTCGCCTGCCTCCAGGCGCCGCATTGCCGCGTTGTCGGCCTCTTCGCGTTCCCCGGCATGGCTTTAGCGGGAAGGCGCCGCTTCCGCATTCCGCATTTCCGGGCGCAGGACGTGCGGCTCCATCTTCTCCAGGTAGCGTTGCCGCTGGTCCGGGCTCATGACTTGGCCCACTCGGTAGATCTGCTGAAGCATCGCCGCCTGGCACTCCTGCCTTAAGGAGGAAACGTCTTGGAGGGCCTGGATGACCTCCGGGGTCACGGATTGGCTCTTGGCGATCTGGACGCGGAGGTTGGTCTGCGCCGTCATCATCCGAGTACAGAGGCGATCGCAGACAGGGTCGTATTCCTCGTGCAGACGCTGGACCTCGGCGAACTGCCGGTCGTCCAGTCGGAATTCGTGGCGCAGCCACTCCAGCTCCGCGTCTTGGGACGAGGCCAGGGCATGGGTCGCGTGCATCCCAGCCCGGTAGCTGACGGCCCACGTCGCCAGGACGGCGGCCAAGAGCAGAAGGAGAAGGACCAAGGGCCGTCTCATGGACCTTGGCGCATCTGGGCTTTGGCGACGGGGTCAATGGAGAAGGCATACCGGGTACCCAGGCGGTCCATCTCGCGGGAACTCGCGACCTCGGACTGGATTTGGCCCGCGACCACGGCGACGAGGAGCAGCCCCGCCGCCGCCGGAACGGCGACACGGGGGCGAACCCCTCCCTCCATCAGCCAGCGGACGGCCTTCCTCCACCAGAGGGATTGGCGGTTGTCCTCCTCTGCCGCGATCCGGTCCCAGACTTCCGATTGGAAGTTCTTGGGCAGATCGACGGGGGGCTGCCACGCCTTCAGGAGGTCGTTGAGGTTATCGTCGTGTTTCATATTGAGTCTCCATTCCGACGAACACCGCGCCACGGCCAAACCCTTTTCTTAGCAGGGACATCGGGGACGGGCGAGCGCGGTTCCCTACATGGAACAGCCCGCGCCCATCGAGCACCCCGATGTCGAGGTGGCCGCTGGCTTGGCAGCGGCGACCGGCGAATGATTCTTCGCGGCGGCATCGATGATCGACAGATACTTCTGGGGATCGGCGTTGAACTTGGCGGGGCAGGCCGGGCAACAGAAGCGGACCAGTCGGACACTGTCCTTCCCGTCCACCTTGGTCTTGTAGAGATAGTCGATGGGCTTCCCCATCTCACCCAGCTTGCTTCCCGAGACCGGGCAGGTGTCTAGGGGGTAGGTCTTCACCAACTGGTCGATGGTTTTCTGGTCTTCGGGGCTGTTGGCGGCCTGGGCGGTCAGGGGGGTGAAAGCGATGGCTCCCAGGGCCAGGAACCAGGTGGTCAATGCGATCCAATTTTTCATGATGTCGTCTCTCCAGGGGTGGCACGGGGGGTTGAAAACGTGCCTGTTCAGCATCTAAAACACCGTAGAGGGCCGAAACCCTCGAAAATTTTTAAAAAAAGAAACCGCCCGGATTTTTCAGATCCGGGCGGCTTGTCTTGGGCTCCGGGAGGGATTACCGGGCGTTGCAGTCAGCGAGGGCCATGCTGGGGCAGCTCGACACCGTCGAGACCTGCTTGCCGCTGTCGCGCTGGAGGTGGGTCACGCAGTTCTTGCCCGCGTAGGCGAAGCCCGGCTGCGTGATCGTCGCATGTCCCTTGCTGTCAAGGTCGTGGGTCTGCTCCACCGAGACCAGCGCCATAGAGGGGCAGCGGAGGGCCGCTTCCTGCCGGGGCGCCGAGGCCACGGCTTCCGGAATGCTCCCGATGCGGGGGCCTTTGCTCGTGTCGGCGGCGGACGCCTGCATCTGGGAAAATCCGACGACCGCGACGGCCATCACTGCCAGGGTCCACTTGTGAATCTGCTTCATGTTTTTAGTTCCTATATGGAGGCGGGGGTTATTCCAATCGCCTCTCATAGGGAGAAACACCGGAGATGAGGGAAACCCTTGCCGGAAATCATCCCTCCGGTGGGACGGCCTCTTTTTCCCTCCTCACGATTCGTTGCGATGCTTCCTCCACCCAGGCGTAGAGGGTGGGAAGCAGAACCAGGGTCAAGAACGTCGCCATCACGATGCCCCCGATGACCACGGTCGCCAGGGGACGCTGAACCTCGGCCCCGGCGCCGTGGGCCAACGCCATCGGCACGAAACCCAGGCCCGCGACCAAGGAGGTCATCAGGACGGGGCGCAGCCGGGTCAGGGAGCCTTCCTGGACGGCGTCGCGAATGGAACGGCCCTCTTCCCGGAGTTGGTTGAAGAAGCTGAGCAGCACCACGCCGTTGAGAACGGCTACGCCGGACAAGGCGATAAAGCCCACCCCTGCCGAGACCGAGAACGGCAGGCCGGTGGCCCAGAGGGCGAAGATGCCCCCCGACGCCGCCAACGGGATGCCGGTGTAGATGATCGCAGCCTGGCGCAGGCTGCGGAACGACAGAAAGATGATAAGGAAGATCAACAACAGGGCCGTGGGGACCACTACCGCAAGCCGGGCCTTCGCCGCCTGGAGGTTCTGGAACGCCCCCCCGAACTCGACGAAGTAGCCCTCGGGCACCTGGACCTGCTCCTTGATCTTCCGCCGGGCCTCGTTCACGAAGCTCTCCACGTCCCGTCCTCGGAGGTTGATCACGATGGCCATGCGCCGCTGGGACGCCTCCCTGGTGATCGTGTTGACGCTCTCGGTCATGCCGGTCCTGGCGATCTGTCCCAGGCCGACGAGGCCGCCGTCCTGGGTCCGCACCGGCATCTGGGCCACGGCGTCGAACTTCTGGCGTTCCGCCTCGGGCAGGCGCACGACGATGGGATAGCGGCGGTTGCCGTCCACGATGACGCCCGCCTCCTCCCCGGCGAAGGCGGTGCCGATCAGCTTGTTCACCTCGTCGGCGTGGACGTTGTAACGCTTCATGGCGTCCCGGTTCATGGAAACCTCGAAGACCGGCGCCTTGCCGACCGCGTCGAACTCCACGTCCTCCGCCCCGGGAATCTTCTCCACGATCTCCCGGATTTGCCCGGACACCTTCTCCAGCACGTCGTAGTCGTCGCCGAAGACCTTGATCGCGATGTCGGCGCGGCTGCCGGAGAGCAGTTCGTTGAACCGCAGTTCGATGGGCTGCGAGAAGAGATACGCCTGGCCGGGAAAGTTCTGGTTCACCTCCTTGCTGATCGCCTCGATCAGCCCGTCCTTGGTGAGCCGGTGGCCGTCTACCTTCCGCCATTGGTCCTCCGGCTTGAGCATGACGTACGAGTCCCCGGTGTTCACCCCCATGGGGTCGGTCGCCACCTCCGACGTGCCGACGCGGGAGAAGATGTGCGTCACCTCGGGGAACTTCTCCAGGATGCGCTTCTCCGTCGCCTTCTCCATGTCGAGCGAAGCGGACAACCCGATACTGGTGGTCCGCACCATCTGGAGGGCAATGGACCCCTCGTCCAGCCGGGGAACGAACACCGCGCCCAGCCGGGTGAAGACCCAGACCGAAAGGACGAAGATCGCCAGCGTCGTCCCCACCAGCGGCCAGCGCCACCGAAGCGCCTTATCCAGTACCGGGGCATGGGCCCGCTTGGCCCATCCGATGAGGCGATTGTCCTTTTCCGTAATCTTGCCGGTCAGGAAGAACGAACCGAAGGCGGGCACCAGGGTCAGCGCCAGCAACAGGCCGCCGATCAGCGCGAAGATGACCGTCATCGCCATCGGGACGAACATCTTTCCCTCGGTCCCCGTCAGGGTCAGGAGAGGGATATAGACGATAGTGATGATCGCCACTCCGATCACGGTGGGGGTTCCGACCTGCTTGCAGGCGGCGAGAATGATATGCAGGCGTTCCTCCTTGGTGAGCAGGCGCCCCAACTGGTGCTGCCGATGGGCCAGAAGGCGGACGATATTCTCGGCCATGAAGACGGCCCCGTCGACGATCAGACCGAAATCGACCGCTCCCAGACTCATCAGGTTCCCCGAGACGCCGAACCGGACCATTCCCGTGATGGCGAAGAGCAGCGACAGCGGGATCGCCAGGGCGACGATGAGCGCCGCCCGCCAGTTGCCCAGCATCCCGATGAGGACGGCGACCACCAGCACCGCGCCCTCGAAGAGGTTCCGTTCCACCGTCGAGATGGTTCGGTTGACCAGGTCGGTGCGGTCGTAGAGTTTCGCGACCTCGATGCCGGGGGGGAGCTTGGCGCCGACCTCCCGGATCTTCGCGTCCACCCTCTGCGAAACCAACCGGCTGTTCTCCCCGATCAGCATCAGGGCCGATCCCAGCACCGCCTCCTCGCCGTCGAGGGTGGCCGAGCCGGTACGGACCCCGGACCCGATGGCGACCTCGGCCACGTCGCCCACGGTCATGGCCATGGGTCCGGCGCGGAACTTCAGGGGGATGTCGGCGATCTCTCCAGCCGACTGCACCCGGCCCACCGAGCGCACGGTGATGCTCTCGCCTCCCTTCTCGACGACTCCTCCCCCCGCGTTCTGAGTGTTCTCCGCGACCAACGCGGCCAGCTCGTTCATCGTCATGCCGACGCTCGCCAGCTTCCGGGGATCGGGCATGACGACGATCTGCTTCTCGTAGCCGCCCGAGGTGTTCACTTCCGTGACGCCGGGAACGCTGCGGAGCGCGGGCTTCACCAGATAGTCCTGGGCCAGCTTCAGTTGGAGCAGCCGCTCGTAGGCGGCCGCGGGGGTCTCCTTGGCGTCGGCCTGGTAGCGGACGGCGTAGTGGTAGATTTCCCCGAGACCGGTGGTGATCGGGGCCAGCTTGGGGGACACGCCGGGGGGCAGGTCCCCCAGGTTCTGCAACCGCTCCGAGACAAGCTGGCGGGCGCGATAGAGGTCGGTGCCCTCCTGGAAGATCAGCGTGACCTGGGACAAACCGAACTTGGAGAGAGACCGCACTTCCTCCAGGCCCTGGATGCCTCCCATCTCGATCTCGATGGGGTAGGTCACGAGCTTTTCCACTTCCTCGGGGGCGAGGGACGTGACCGCCGTGTTGACCTGCACCTGGACGTTGGTGATGTCCGGCACCGCGTCGATGGGAAGATGGGCGGCGGACCAGCAGCCCACCGCCACCAACCCGAGCGTCCCCAGGACGACGAAAATGCGTTGCCGCAGGGAGAATTCGAGAATCTTATCGATCATAATTTTCAGTCGGCGTGTCCGCCGCCTTTCGTGAACCGCAGTTCGATGAGGTAAAGGGAATCGACCCCGGCGGAGGCGACCTTGTCACCCTCCGCGAGGCCGTCCTTGATTTCGATCCAGCCGTCGGCCTCGTTGCCGACGACGACAGGGACGCGCAGGAGCCGCCCGTCCCGTTCGAGGTAGGCCGACGTTCCGGCAGCGGCATGAAGCACCGCCGACCGGGGGACGGTCACGACCGGCTTGGACGCCTCACCCGGCTCGATCCGCACCGGAAGGAAGTCCCCCACGGCGAGGCGGCCTGCCGGGTCGGGAATCTCCAGCAGCAACTCCTCCTTCCCCGTGGCGGCAAGGGAGGCGTTGGCGATCCGCCAGATCGTCCCCCCGGCTTCACCTTCCGCTTCGGCAAGGCCAACCCGGATGCGCTGCCCAGCCTTGGCCGGGACGGACGCGGGATCGACCCAGACAGTGGCGTAGGCGTTGCCCGGCTTCTCCTTTCCGAAGTGGCGGAGCGGTTCCGAGGCGGCCCGATAGACTTGGGCAGTCACCGTGGTTTCCGCCCGGACGGGGCGCAATTCGGCGGTGGCAAAGGCGACTCCCAAGCTCTGACGGGACGCCTCGCTCAGCGAAAGGCCCTTCTCCTCCTCATAGGCGGCGCCTTCCTCGGCGGCGGGGGCCTTGTCCTCGGTAGTCGCGGTTTCTTGCAGACCGGCGGGCTTGCCGCAGGCCGCCAGGGCCAACGCCGCTAGCGCCGATAAAGTACGTTTCCAGATCACGTTTCTCATTTGGCCTCCATCGTTCCGCCCGTGAGCAGCTCCAGATCGAGCAGGTCGCGCCATGCCTGCACCATTGCCTCCTGCCGAGTTTGTTGGGCGGCCAGGAATCCCCGTTGGGAATCCAAGAACAACTGCACCCCGATGGCGCCGGTACGGTATTGCCGATCCGCCAGGTCGGACGCCTCGCGCAGGTCGGCAAGGGTCCGCTCCGTCGTTCCGTCGAGTTGGGCCTGCGTTCGCTGGTAGGACCGGATGCGGCGGAGGATTTCGGCCTCCACCTTGCGCCGGGCGTCGGCGAGGAGGGCGTCCGTTTGATCCCTGCGAGCCTTGGCGGCGGCGACATTGCCCTGGTTCCAGTTCCATAGGGGAAGGGTCATCGACAGGCTGACACCGAGGTTTTCCTCGTTGTCCCCCGCCTTATCCTGGCTGAAGAACGGCCCGACCGAGAAGTCCGGAGCGGCGTCGAGCTTGGCGGCGGAGACGGTCCGCACCGCCTTTTCCAGTTCAGCAGTCCGGGAACGGAGTTGGAGGTTGCCCGCCAGCCCGGCCAGGACCCACTTGTCGGCGTCGACCTTTGCCTCCGGGAATGCGAGGACCGACGCGATCCGCACCGGCTGGCTCGCGGGAAAACCCAAGAGCCGGTTCAGCTCGATGGCGGCCTCGTCGCGGCTCTGGGCGAATTCCCGGGCCGACTTCCGCAGGTCGATCAGGCCCGCCTCGATGACCCGCAATTCCAGCAACTGCGGCACCCCCGCCGTCGCCCGCTGGCCCAGGAGCTTCACCAGGCCGTCGGAGCGTTCCCGGATTTCCTCCGCCGCGTCGGCTTCGGCGGAGGCCGCCAGGTATTGATAGGCCAAGCTGCGGATTTGCCCGGCCAGGGAACTGCGAAACTGCCGCAGCCCCAGGTCGGCCAGCTCCACGTCCTTGTCGGCAATCGCCTTCCGCAGCGATCCCTTCCCGGGGAACTCGAAGGTTTGCGTGACGGTGACACTGCGGGTGAATCCCTCGGCGAGATTCCCGCCATCGCCGGTGACGCGGCGACTGCCGTATTCTCCCGTGAACTCGGGATTCTTCCAGAGTCCGGCCTGGGTGCGTTTCCCCTTGGCGGCGGCGACCTCGGCCTCGAAGGAGCGAAGCTCGGCGTTGGCCGCCATGCCCCGGGCCGCCAACTGGTCGATGGTCCAGGCGCCCGGCGGCTCCGCGCGGGCGGTCCAGGAAGTCAGGACCAGGACGGTCCCGGCGATCCAATACAATTTCATGGCTTTCATTTGGAACAGAAGACGTGGGGGCTGCTCGAATAGGAGACCTGCACCGCCTTCGCGCCCAAGAGTCGGGAGGCCGGAAACCCCACCGTGAAGGGAATGGTGTTCATCTGGAACGGGCGTCCCGTGACGTTCACCCCTTCCGTTTTCGCGGCGAGGATGCTCCCCCTCCGGTCGTGCCACTCGACGTGGACATGGGCGCCGGTCGCGGGATTGCCGTCCCAATAAACCAATCCGGTGACGTAGACCTGTTCCCCGTACCGCTTCACGGTGGCAGAGGCGACCTTTCCAGCGTTCGACTCGATCAGCTTGACCGACAGCGGCGCGGCCCGTAGCGGGACAGCGAGGGCGGCCAGCGCGACCGCGAGGAGCCATCCCCTTCTCCAACTCTTTTCAAAACGACTCTTCATGCCTGATTCCTGGTAGACCGCGACGCAAGGCGTGCGGCAGCTAAGTGCAAGGCCCGCCCTTTTCAGGAACGGGACCGATGGAGGAACGAGGGAGGAACTCCCTCGCGAATCAGGCGATCTTGGGCGGCTGGTCGATGGCCTGGAAAAGCTCTTCCGGCATCGCCAAATCGCTTAGTCGGAAAGATTGCTCGCCGGACAGAGGGGCGCCCTCGACAAGAACCGACGTCGAAACGTGGACGGGAGCCGGATGGAGGTGGCAGCAGCAGTGGCCGTCCCCGTCATCCCCTTGAACGGGAGAATCGCCGGAATGCTCGCCGCACGTCACCCAGCCCATCTGCTCGGCGTAGCCGACC
Proteins encoded in this region:
- a CDS encoding CusA/CzcA family heavy metal efflux RND transporter, producing the protein MIDKILEFSLRQRIFVVLGTLGLVAVGCWSAAHLPIDAVPDITNVQVQVNTAVTSLAPEEVEKLVTYPIEIEMGGIQGLEEVRSLSKFGLSQVTLIFQEGTDLYRARQLVSERLQNLGDLPPGVSPKLAPITTGLGEIYHYAVRYQADAKETPAAAYERLLQLKLAQDYLVKPALRSVPGVTEVNTSGGYEKQIVVMPDPRKLASVGMTMNELAALVAENTQNAGGGVVEKGGESITVRSVGRVQSAGEIADIPLKFRAGPMAMTVGDVAEVAIGSGVRTGSATLDGEEAVLGSALMLIGENSRLVSQRVDAKIREVGAKLPPGIEVAKLYDRTDLVNRTISTVERNLFEGAVLVVAVLIGMLGNWRAALIVALAIPLSLLFAITGMVRFGVSGNLMSLGAVDFGLIVDGAVFMAENIVRLLAHRQHQLGRLLTKEERLHIILAACKQVGTPTVIGVAIITIVYIPLLTLTGTEGKMFVPMAMTVIFALIGGLLLALTLVPAFGSFFLTGKITEKDNRLIGWAKRAHAPVLDKALRWRWPLVGTTLAIFVLSVWVFTRLGAVFVPRLDEGSIALQMVRTTSIGLSASLDMEKATEKRILEKFPEVTHIFSRVGTSEVATDPMGVNTGDSYVMLKPEDQWRKVDGHRLTKDGLIEAISKEVNQNFPGQAYLFSQPIELRFNELLSGSRADIAIKVFGDDYDVLEKVSGQIREIVEKIPGAEDVEFDAVGKAPVFEVSMNRDAMKRYNVHADEVNKLIGTAFAGEEAGVIVDGNRRYPIVVRLPEAERQKFDAVAQMPVRTQDGGLVGLGQIARTGMTESVNTITREASQRRMAIVINLRGRDVESFVNEARRKIKEQVQVPEGYFVEFGGAFQNLQAAKARLAVVVPTALLLIFLIIFLSFRSLRQAAIIYTGIPLAASGGIFALWATGLPFSVSAGVGFIALSGVAVLNGVVLLSFFNQLREEGRSIRDAVQEGSLTRLRPVLMTSLVAGLGFVPMALAHGAGAEVQRPLATVVIGGIVMATFLTLVLLPTLYAWVEEASQRIVRREKEAVPPEG
- a CDS encoding efflux RND transporter periplasmic adaptor subunit, producing the protein MNHPFSIQHTNPETPQPLGRRRFIAGMAGALLLAGCSKAAVTSDSKASNVDYYTCTMHPSVRSQDPKGKCPICGMDLVPVMKQGTDAAGTATAATAAATAVAPETNAFDIPPERLQAIGASSGVVERREMQRPLNAPATVVIAESGLRDINVKSGGYIVKLYADYVGKPVTEGQPLMTVLVEGWIDAQLDYIKAYRSYARTSEGGMNRNSLLAFDAIDRMRKRLRVWDMSDAQIADLEKFALEMNETDLRSGKGLKGTFDVLSPVSGHVMEKTAIEGMRFEAGQSLLKVVDLSTVWVQADFPEDQARYVSPGQEFQIRFPSRPGQSLTAQVDFINPHLMEETRRQTVRFVVSNPGHQLSPGMYASVEGNQMIGTKLAVPASAVIPTGRRYVVFLDHGGGKLEPKFVDLGEKYGDFYEVLSGLAENDRVITSANFLIDAESRVQGALKTWGESQTSDAAQH
- a CDS encoding sigma-70 family RNA polymerase sigma factor yields the protein MRRLEAGDDLALKEIMDRWQRPLVHYLFRQLGREHDAVSLAQEAFVKVYEQRGRYRPTGKFSTWLFTIATNLYRNHVRWLVRHPTVPLVSPDAEVEGEESGPGRVEPVEPGMNPAEATVARERAAAVQAAISSLPDDLRTAVLLFEYENLGYEEIARIERCSAKAVETRLYRARQLLRERLTSFLTAGEKSG
- a CDS encoding TolC family protein — encoded protein: MKLYWIAGTVLVLTSWTARAEPPGAWTIDQLAARGMAANAELRSFEAEVAAAKGKRTQAGLWKNPEFTGEYGSRRVTGDGGNLAEGFTRSVTVTQTFEFPGKGSLRKAIADKDVELADLGLRQFRSSLAGQIRSLAYQYLAASAEADAAEEIRERSDGLVKLLGQRATAGVPQLLELRVIEAGLIDLRKSAREFAQSRDEAAIELNRLLGFPASQPVRIASVLAFPEAKVDADKWVLAGLAGNLQLRSRTAELEKAVRTVSAAKLDAAPDFSVGPFFSQDKAGDNEENLGVSLSMTLPLWNWNQGNVAAAKARRDQTDALLADARRKVEAEILRRIRSYQRTQAQLDGTTERTLADLREASDLADRQYRTGAIGVQLFLDSQRGFLAAQQTRQEAMVQAWRDLLDLELLTGGTMEAK
- a CDS encoding periplasmic heavy metal sensor, which encodes MRRPLVLLLLLLAAVLATWAVSYRAGMHATHALASSQDAELEWLRHEFRLDDRQFAEVQRLHEEYDPVCDRLCTRMMTAQTNLRVQIAKSQSVTPEVIQALQDVSSLRQECQAAMLQQIYRVGQVMSPDQRQRYLEKMEPHVLRPEMRNAEAAPSR